One Anopheles marshallii chromosome 3, idAnoMarsDA_429_01, whole genome shotgun sequence genomic region harbors:
- the LOC128712101 gene encoding PITH domain-containing protein GA19395 codes for MSHGHSHGGGCGHEALGIENELEIGIHYSLYEKIDMHNVECLNEELEGSGKTVFKPYNERLSHDKFVKSDADEELLFNIPFTGNVKLKGIIIIGADDESHPKKMRLFKNRPKMTFDDTAATADQEFALERDANGVIEYSTKVVTFANVHHLSLHIPTNYGSDSTTVYYIGLKGEFSEAHHHGVTICTYEARPNVSDHKNDVFDSVNHQIQ; via the exons ATGTCGCATGGACATTCGCATGGTGGTGGTTGCGGACACGAAGCTTTGGGAATTGAAAATGAACTGGAAATAGGTATACACTACAGCTTATACGAGAAAATTGATATGCACAATGTAGAATGCTTGAACGAGGAGCTGGAAGGATCCGGAAAAACTGTATTCAAGCCGTATAATGAACGTTTGAGCCATGACAAG TTCGTAAAAAGCGATGCTGATGAGGAGCTGTTATTTAACATACCATTCACCGGTAATGTGAAACTAAAAGGAATCATCATCATAGGGGCGGATGATGAATCACATCCAAAGAAAATGCGTCTGTTCAAGAATCGCCCTAAAATGACCTTCGACGATACGGCTGCAACAGCCGATCAAGAATTTGCATTGGAGAGGGATGCAAATGGTGTGATAGAATATTCTACGAA AGTAGTAACATTTGCAAACGTGCATCACCTTTCATTACATATTCCTACCAATTATGGAAGCGATAGTACCACCGTTTATTACATAGGACTGAAGGGAGAATTTAGTGAAGCACATCATCACGGTGTTACAATTTGCACTTACGAGGCACGTCCCAACGTTTCGGatcacaaaaatgatgtgtttgATTCCGTTAATCATCAAATTCAATAA
- the LOC128712258 gene encoding uncharacterized protein LOC128712258 codes for MASSARRKVAARLRVTVAIAFFLGTQLATNVQASEDELPVVSYINREASGKKILPDFTSIQLGESVPEQFRTAANRFARLWKEHVTGIKGYDAVKDVPFTLIVPDKIDETVFSGNEPKIREFLLEHVVPGALVEVKDQNTYLNLNQHPVHVNLSCFDMLMAYEINQSAKVLTKRNITEHLSLVFIVGNLTESDVQGSSLNKFNKRNIQETNRYNEPQRLEMKNATKELASSKENKIGQHLMNFLAGMKSGTKVFQHFLSSSNLSNLMDDSSYMVFIPSDTAFQRWHPIDWGFYPFSVQEFTEMVLRNHFVRTKQPLRMADLRVIHGDQRYKTLGGEYIVLKNKPSPNVNNVTILSDYTLSNGIEVFILSEVLFVSEAVVSRLHQMHKDKETPPLLAFPWFGAQFLSHSFLALERDTRFTQITRFLNTAEIAQFISGSNYTFFVPTDEAFERYSLDLLPDTVLASEKGIKMLLNHFIRGRLYDRDLKDGELIDTIGGMPVKIQRSFENTVRVNTARIVESEVFVYNLGTMFYIDDVLYPDLLKDEVKAVTDMKNMDKNVPESIGGSDAYTTEQNPPVTDRPTTTTFRSLYGLLTTNADVELVPLEVTESSKRNSDEDSSQFQDDEIITPKALPLRYFYNLRK; via the exons ATGGCCAGCAGTGCCAGACGGAAAGTCGCCGCCAGGTTACGTGTTACCGTGGCCATCGCGTTCTTCCTTGGAACTCAACTTGCAACAAATGTGCAAGCGAGCGAAGATGAATTACCGGTCGTCAGTTACATCAATCGGGAAGCATCAGGAAAGAAAATTTTGCCCGATTTCACATCGATCCAGCTCGGCGAAAGTGTTCCCGAACAGTTTCGGACAGCGGCAAACAGATTCGCACGACTGTGGAAGGAACATGTGACCGGAATCAAAGGATACGACGCGGTTAAAG atGTCCCATTTACACTAATAGTACCGGATAAAATAGACGAGACAGTTTTCAGTGGAAATGAACCAAAAATACGGGAATTCCTGCTTGAGCACGTTGTCCCAGGTGCACTGGTGGAGGTGAAAGATCAAAATACTTATCTCAATCTAAACCAGCATCCTGTTCATGTGAATCTGTCCTGCTTCGACATGCTGATGGCGTATGAAATTAACCAAAGCGCTAAGGTACTCACCAAGCGCAACATTACCGAGCATCTCAGTTTGGTGTTCATAGTCGGAAACTTGACGGAATCGGACGTTCAAGGTTCATCcttaaataaattcaacaaacgaaacatccAAGAAACAAACCG TTACAATGAACCACAGaggttggaaatgaaaaatgccaCTAAGGAACTTGCATCAAGCAAAGAGAACAAAATTGGACAACATTTAATGAATTTCCTGGCTGGCATGAAATCGGGAACCAAGGTCTTCCAGCATTTTCTCTCTAGTTCCAACCTGAGCAACCTGATGGACGACAGCTCGTACATGGTTTTCATACCATCGGATACTGCCTTCCAACGGTGGCACCCCATCGACTGGGGTTTCTATCCGTTCAGTGTGCAAGAGTTTACCGAAATGGTGCTACGCAATCACTTCGTTCGCACCAAGCAACCATTGCGCATGGCGGATCTTCGAGTGATTCACGGTGATCAACGATACAAAACCCTTGGTGGAGAGTATATTGTACTTAAGAACAAAC CTTCTCCCAATGTGAACAATGTTACCATATTATCCGATTATACCCTATCGAATGGTATCGAAGTTTTCATACTATCTGAAGTGCTTTTCGTTTCGGAGGCGGTAGTGTCACGCTTGCATCAG ATGCATAAGGATAAAGAAACACCGCCCCTGTTAGCTTTCCCGTGGTTTGGTGCCCAGTTTCTTTCCCACTCATTCCTAGCTCTGGAGCGGGACACACGGTTCACACAAATCACCCGATTTCTCAATACGGCCGAAATTGCACAGTTTATTTCTGGCTCAAATTACACCTTCTTCGTACCAACTGATGAGGCGTTTGAACGCTACAGTTTGGATTTGCTACCGGACACTGTGCTCGCCTCCGAAAAGGGCATCAAAATGCTGCTGAACCATTTCATTCGGGGCAGATTGTATGATCGCGATCTAAAAGATGGAGAGCTGATTGACACGATTGGTGGTATGCCTGTAAAAATTCAACGATCGTTTGAAAACACTGTTCGGGTTAATACTGCCCGCATTGTGGAGTCGGAAGTGTTTGTCTACAATCTAGGCACAATGTTCTACATCGACGATGTACTCTATCCCGATTTACTAAAGGATGAAGTTAAGGCAGTTACAGATATGAAGAACATGGATAAAAATGTTCCGGAAAGTATCGGGGGAAGCGATGCTTATACAACCGAACAAAACCCCCCAGTGACCGATCGACCGACAACAACCACATTTCGATCGCTGTACGGTCTGCTCACGACCAATGCCGACGTTGAGCTTGTGCCGTTGGAAGTTACCGAATCGAGCAAGCGCAACAGTGACGAGGACAGTTCTCAGTTTCAGGATGATGAAATCATTACACCTAAAGCGCTTCCCTTGAGATACTTCTACAACCTGAGGAAGTAG